The genomic window GAGTGATCCAGTGGTACACTTGCCAGAGCTTCAGCTGGGACCTTGTGTCCACGAAGGTCAAAATGTGATGGCTGTGGGTTGACAGTAATACGAGGGCATTCCATAGATATAATTTCCTTTGAGTTATCATCTATCTTTGGctataaaacaagaaaaatatgaaacacAAGAGATGCATCAATTAAATCTGAATGCAGTCAACACATCATAACATCCatttagaaaaggaaaagagttTGCATGCATACCCAAACTAGCCATCTTAAGGACTCTGCACCCCCGCCAATTTCTACCGTATCAAGTTCTTCCCACGAGTCCTCTTCAAGAGTATTCAATTTGGGTTTCAAGAGATACACAGATCTGCGCGCGGTGGATTCACTTCTTGGACAGCCTCTGCAATCATGGGATTTAAGCTCGTTTTCATATCCTGCTATGCAGAATACTTTGCATAGTCAACATTGAAATCCATAAGAATTGCCAGCATGAACAAACTACAGAGCAAAGAACAACTTTCTATGAAAGCTTCGACTAGATATTCGGTAAAATAAGTTAGGCTGGGAACTCATACGCAGTACAGAAAGACACCTGCATGCACATGTGATATGAGTACATGCATTATTGGCATCCAAAGTGATCGATCATTAAATGAAGTTACTTTTTGTTATTTACCCATGAAGAACCACATAATCTAGTTTAAAACATCCACACACGTCATTTTTCAGCAACTTCAATTATCATTATGGGGTTATCATAAAGTGTAAATTTTATAGCTAACTTCAGAATCCAAATTTCTCGAAGACCACCAACTCAGCATATGAACTTTCATGGGACAAAATGACTTCAGCCATGTAATTGAAACTTCGACAGGAATGGATCATAAATTCAGAACAGCCAGATCAACACCAAGAAATTCACACTAATGCACAAAAAACATGACAGGGAAAATCATGGaaagaataaattaaattgCCTGATAGAAGTAAATTAATACTACCCATTGACTTATAGATGTATTTTGTTGGAGCTCGTACCCGCATCTCAATATCTCCAAGGATGGGCAATGGCATATAACCTCAGAAACAGCTGCAGCAGTTATTCTTTCACAGCGACTGCATGAGAAGATATATCATGAACATGATGAATTCATCGAAAGGAATAGTTACTTAACTTTCACCAAGCAATTAGTAGCATAATAGCAAGCCTTACCTAATATCGATAGCCCACAGATTATTAGAAATATTTGCCACAGTAGCCAGACCAATATCAGATACATCAGAGCCAGATATATCTAGGATCTCCCATGAACTATCAGCAAGAGAGATCAAAACTTCATCATTTAGAAGCCTTCTTCTCCTTGCAATGGACAAAATTGCCAGCTGTATCATACAATAAGCTCAACTATCAGTGTGACATGCATGTATAACAATGgatactaaaatataaataaaaaaatgatgtcACATTATGCAGTAAATATAATGTCAATTTGCATGCTCATACTGGGTAAACATGTGATAAAACACAATAATGTGTACCATAAGAAGATTTTCCCAATTAGCTATTGATGCAAGCAGGCATAAAACTGAAGAGCTAAATATCTCTAGCAGTAGTTTCCTTACCACACGACTTTTGGTTATACAAAATCTTGCAGTCGTGGCTTTTTAATGTTCCTAAGGTTTAGATGTATGCCTTTTGTGCTATTTAAATCAAGATTCaacaacaagaaaagaaaagcaaaataaaGATTCTCAGTGTTTCTTAAATGCCTCTCATACAACTCACAGAGATGGCAGAGCACTTTATATAATCAACAGAAGAAATTAACGGTTTGAACAATTAACTAAAGTAATTAcaataataacatttttctaTCATCAACAGTAAAGCAGTCTTCaattataaacaaaatattGGCACGGTATATCATCAATTGAAACCCTTGAGTACAAAGTTTATTACGGGAATGAGATAAAATTGCAATACAGCAAAACCCTGCAAAGGCGAGACACATGTACCTTTATGTGGGGTGGAAAGAAGGT from Oryza glaberrima chromosome 6, OglaRS2, whole genome shotgun sequence includes these protein-coding regions:
- the LOC127778069 gene encoding uncharacterized protein LOC127778069 isoform X1: MEKGKSVVAELAASLRDVEVTPRRKPASSLPAASFYSPTNKARPRKLVSLCLGILGQHLEDIITDISEFSTFFPPHIKLAILSIARRRRLLNDEVLISLADSSWEILDISGSDVSDIGLATVANISNNLWAIDISRCERITAAAVSEVICHCPSLEILRCGGCPRSESTARRSVYLLKPKLNTLEEDSWEELDTVEIGGGAESLRWLVWPKIDDNSKEIISMECPRITVNPQPSHFDLRGHKVPAEALASVPLDHSIIADIDPKTWAVAAAPRRPTVPTNPNAPPEIPIAEKFRLAYVEREARLAPKRAKRERQQRRRAEREYLMNDINAKSVALAAQVSKYLRKS
- the LOC127778069 gene encoding uncharacterized protein LOC127778069 isoform X2, which encodes MYSPTNKARPRKLVSLCLGILGQHLEDIITDISEFSTFFPPHIKLAILSIARRRRLLNDEVLISLADSSWEILDISGSDVSDIGLATVANISNNLWAIDISRCERITAAAVSEVICHCPSLEILRCGGCPRSESTARRSVYLLKPKLNTLEEDSWEELDTVEIGGGAESLRWLVWPKIDDNSKEIISMECPRITVNPQPSHFDLRGHKVPAEALASVPLDHSIIADIDPKTWAVAAAPRRPTVPTNPNAPPEIPIAEKFRLAYVEREARLAPKRAKRERQQRRRAEREYLMNDINAKSVALAAQVSKYLRKS